The Bacillus sp. Y1 genome has a window encoding:
- a CDS encoding PTS sugar transporter subunit IIA: protein MGKLINLDEKVVRLNVKAKNSDEVIAVLCEELKKLNYVKDSFLPAILEREKVFSTGLPLATMGVAIPHTDPEHVISPMISVAILENPVEFKMMGSPETSVNVEIVLMLAITEPSKQLVMLERLMDVFQNEAAMSQLKDAQSAKEVVDILDKELNQISV from the coding sequence ATGGGAAAATTAATAAACCTTGATGAAAAGGTAGTTCGTTTGAATGTAAAAGCAAAAAATAGTGATGAGGTCATTGCGGTTCTGTGTGAAGAATTGAAGAAGCTCAATTATGTAAAAGACTCTTTTCTACCAGCCATATTAGAAAGGGAAAAAGTTTTTTCAACTGGATTACCACTAGCAACTATGGGAGTGGCGATTCCTCATACAGATCCAGAGCATGTGATAAGCCCTATGATTTCGGTTGCAATATTAGAGAATCCTGTTGAATTTAAAATGATGGGTAGTCCGGAAACATCAGTAAACGTTGAAATTGTGCTAATGTTAGCTATTACAGAACCCTCAAAGCAATTGGTTATGCTAGAAAGATTAATGGATGTTTTTCAAAATGAAGCAGCGATGTCCCAGCTAAAAGATGCACAATCTGCTAAAGAAGTTGTTGATATTTTAGACAAAGAGTTAAACCAAATTAGTGTTTAG